The proteins below come from a single Bdellovibrionales bacterium genomic window:
- a CDS encoding phosphoribosylformylglycinamidine synthase subunit PurQ, translated as MKALVLAGDGINCEVEMAHAARKAGFATDIIHVNDLIQKKFTQEDLKKNYRALFMPGGFSFGDHLGSGRVLALKLTKGLNWNLEDFAAHGGIVLGVCNGFQALIAMGAFGKKVSITHNIQNKFLNRWAAMKKSAAPNVFLTGVDEMYLPIRHGEGRLLFDSSVDVHNSPDFKITLQYTEDVNGSTERIAGLVNPTGRIFGLMPHPEAAVRKTQNPLWTQTPEKADDEEVGMMFFRNAYKEISSC; from the coding sequence ATGAAAGCACTTGTTTTAGCCGGTGACGGAATCAATTGTGAAGTCGAAATGGCCCACGCCGCCCGCAAGGCTGGTTTTGCTACCGACATCATCCATGTGAATGATCTTATCCAAAAGAAATTCACCCAGGAAGATCTTAAGAAAAACTATCGTGCCCTTTTTATGCCTGGGGGATTTTCTTTCGGTGATCACTTGGGCTCAGGCCGCGTGCTGGCGCTGAAGCTCACAAAGGGCTTGAACTGGAACCTCGAAGACTTTGCGGCCCATGGTGGGATCGTTCTTGGAGTCTGCAATGGCTTTCAAGCTTTGATTGCGATGGGCGCTTTTGGTAAGAAGGTGTCCATTACTCATAATATTCAGAATAAGTTTTTAAACCGCTGGGCCGCGATGAAAAAGTCTGCGGCGCCGAATGTCTTTCTCACGGGGGTCGATGAAATGTATCTGCCGATTCGCCACGGGGAAGGCCGGTTGTTGTTTGACTCTTCCGTTGATGTGCATAACAGCCCGGATTTTAAAATCACACTGCAATACACAGAAGATGTGAATGGCAGTACTGAGCGCATCGCTGGTCTTGTGAATCCGACAGGCCGTATTTTTGGTTTGATGCCTCACCCAGAGGCAGCGGTTCGTAAGACGCAGAATCCACTTTGGACACAAACACCTGAAAAGGCGGATGATGAAGAAGTGGGAATGATGTTTTTTAGAAATGCTTATAAGGAGATCTCATCGTGTTAA
- a CDS encoding phosphoribosylformylglycinamidine synthase codes for MYARTEVILKQELQDPKGLALLGKIQKWNPTIAAKIQSLRVVDLFWSEFEGDQNEFDRLAQDVWWDQVLQQKNWPTSHWVVEREYHPGMTDNLGHTALEALEICARRKLPKTQVSSGQAYLFAGETLHREEIEAVTKALISNSLIHRHRVYSDSEFSKYARFESSEIGPKFLLPGETQPKAQKVPLIGMNDEALMELSRQNLLSLTLPEMKTIQAYFASEKRDPTDVEVEVLAQTWSEHCKHKIFAADVEYTEEGGKTPQIPAKISSLFKTTIAGTTKELPKPWLLSVFKDNAGIVAFDDENAVCIKVETHNSPSALDPFGGAITGIVGVNRDILGCGFGAKPIFNTDVFCVGPLEMKENLPTGIIPPAQLLEGIRSGVEAGGNQSGIPTVNGAIYFDESFIGKPLVFCGSGGIMPRKIADKECAAKEINTGDLICMVGGRIGRDGIHGATFSSLEMTESIPSSVVQLGDPITQRRMTDFLMEARDRNLYRTLTDNGAGGLSSSVGEMAGIAGGARMDVSLAKTKMPGLKPFELVISESQERMTVAVPPAQREAFLTLADLRGVEVSVLGEFTNSGRFEIFYAKDKVADLSLDFLHDGNPKLQLKAHWTHKPVVTTEAPKEAKPFETLKQILKRPNIRSKENMIRQYDHEVQGRSVVKSLQTSPAQRSTPNDAAVLSLSHGNSTGVVVGCGLNPRMSVVDPYLMAQLAVDEAVRNLLAVGAEFSLGDETVLSLIDNFCWPDPVEDTAKMAALVRTCYGLREACLALKAPLISGKDSMKNDYKGTQGGKPVKISVLPTLLVTAMGRMMDYKKARTAEFKKAGDKIYKLGPSQLGLAASEWQALQKTPTAMKAATPAWDQAVKLYSWLGSAESAAVLKSAHDLSEGGMLTAVAESSFTNNLGIEFDPSLELANAETSFGEGFHQFVVSVAGDKAAEAEKLWSAKGIAFMAIGTLTAKPEWTWQGEKITVDELYQAWNGESL; via the coding sequence ATGTACGCCCGCACTGAAGTCATCCTTAAGCAAGAGCTTCAAGATCCAAAAGGCCTGGCACTCTTAGGTAAAATCCAGAAATGGAATCCAACCATTGCCGCTAAAATTCAATCTCTCCGCGTCGTGGATCTTTTCTGGAGCGAGTTCGAAGGCGACCAAAACGAATTTGACCGTCTCGCACAAGATGTTTGGTGGGATCAGGTTCTTCAACAAAAAAACTGGCCAACAAGCCACTGGGTTGTTGAGCGCGAGTACCACCCTGGAATGACTGATAACTTGGGGCATACAGCTCTTGAGGCCTTGGAAATTTGTGCCCGCCGTAAACTTCCTAAGACACAAGTGAGCTCCGGTCAGGCTTACTTGTTTGCCGGCGAAACTCTTCATCGCGAAGAGATCGAAGCCGTCACGAAGGCTTTGATTTCAAATTCATTAATTCATCGTCACCGTGTTTATTCTGACAGTGAGTTTTCTAAATACGCCCGTTTTGAGTCCTCAGAGATCGGGCCTAAGTTCTTGTTACCTGGCGAAACACAGCCGAAGGCGCAAAAAGTGCCGTTGATCGGTATGAACGATGAAGCTTTGATGGAACTCAGCCGTCAGAATCTGTTGTCGCTGACTTTACCTGAGATGAAGACGATTCAAGCTTACTTTGCTTCTGAAAAACGCGATCCAACGGACGTTGAAGTGGAAGTGCTCGCGCAAACTTGGTCTGAGCACTGCAAGCACAAAATCTTTGCTGCCGATGTTGAATATACAGAGGAAGGCGGAAAGACGCCGCAGATCCCTGCGAAGATTTCAAGCCTATTTAAAACAACCATCGCAGGAACAACGAAAGAGCTGCCAAAGCCTTGGTTGTTGTCCGTATTTAAAGATAACGCCGGCATCGTCGCTTTTGATGATGAAAACGCAGTTTGCATTAAAGTAGAGACTCATAACTCTCCGTCGGCGCTGGACCCATTTGGTGGCGCGATCACAGGGATTGTCGGTGTCAACCGCGATATCTTGGGTTGTGGTTTTGGCGCGAAGCCAATCTTTAATACCGACGTCTTCTGTGTGGGTCCTCTCGAAATGAAAGAGAATCTGCCGACGGGAATCATTCCTCCGGCGCAATTGCTTGAAGGCATCCGCAGCGGGGTTGAGGCCGGTGGAAACCAAAGTGGTATTCCCACGGTGAATGGCGCCATTTACTTTGATGAGTCGTTCATCGGGAAGCCTTTGGTCTTCTGCGGCTCGGGCGGGATTATGCCACGTAAGATTGCTGACAAAGAATGTGCCGCGAAAGAAATCAATACGGGCGACCTGATCTGCATGGTCGGTGGCCGTATCGGTCGTGACGGCATTCATGGGGCGACGTTCTCGTCTTTAGAAATGACCGAATCGATTCCTTCCAGCGTGGTTCAGCTGGGCGATCCTATCACTCAGCGCCGGATGACGGACTTCTTGATGGAAGCCCGCGATCGCAACCTCTATAGAACTTTGACCGATAACGGAGCAGGCGGGTTGTCTTCTTCGGTTGGTGAAATGGCAGGGATTGCCGGCGGCGCCCGTATGGACGTATCTTTGGCAAAAACTAAAATGCCGGGACTCAAACCCTTTGAATTAGTGATCAGCGAATCGCAAGAGCGTATGACAGTGGCGGTGCCGCCAGCTCAGCGCGAAGCCTTCTTGACACTGGCGGATCTTCGCGGAGTGGAAGTCAGCGTACTTGGTGAGTTCACGAATTCGGGCCGCTTTGAAATCTTCTACGCAAAAGATAAAGTCGCGGATCTTTCTTTGGACTTTTTGCATGATGGAAATCCAAAATTGCAACTCAAAGCGCATTGGACTCATAAGCCCGTGGTGACGACGGAAGCTCCGAAAGAAGCAAAGCCATTTGAGACATTGAAACAAATCTTAAAGCGCCCGAATATTCGCAGCAAAGAAAACATGATTCGTCAGTACGATCATGAGGTTCAAGGCCGCTCGGTGGTGAAGTCCCTGCAGACGTCTCCGGCTCAGCGCTCAACTCCGAATGATGCGGCGGTTTTGTCTCTGTCACATGGTAATTCCACCGGCGTTGTTGTCGGTTGTGGTTTGAACCCGCGCATGTCGGTTGTGGATCCGTATTTGATGGCGCAATTAGCAGTCGACGAAGCCGTCAGAAACCTGCTTGCCGTCGGAGCGGAGTTTTCTCTCGGGGATGAAACGGTTCTTTCTTTGATTGATAATTTCTGCTGGCCAGATCCGGTCGAGGACACGGCGAAGATGGCGGCTCTGGTTCGTACTTGCTATGGACTGCGCGAGGCGTGCTTGGCGCTGAAGGCGCCGCTGATTTCCGGTAAAGACAGCATGAAGAACGACTACAAAGGCACTCAAGGCGGAAAGCCTGTCAAAATTTCGGTTCTACCGACATTGTTGGTCACGGCCATGGGCCGCATGATGGATTACAAAAAAGCCCGTACAGCAGAATTTAAGAAGGCTGGCGATAAGATCTATAAACTCGGTCCTTCGCAATTGGGTTTAGCGGCTTCTGAATGGCAAGCTCTACAAAAGACACCGACTGCGATGAAAGCAGCCACTCCGGCGTGGGATCAAGCGGTGAAACTCTATAGCTGGTTGGGCTCGGCTGAGTCTGCGGCAGTTTTGAAATCAGCGCACGATCTCAGTGAAGGCGGAATGCTCACGGCGGTTGCAGAATCTAGCTTTACCAATAATTTAGGAATTGAATTTGATCCGTCGCTTGAGCTCGCAAACGCGGAAACTTCTTTCGGTGAAGGCTTCCATCAGTTCGTTGTGAGTGTCGCTGGTGACAAAGCGGCTGAAGCGGAAAAGCTTTGGTCGGCAAAGGGGATCGCATTTATGGCCATCGGAACTTTGACGGCAAAACCAGAATGGACTTGGCAGGGTGAGAAAATCACTGTCGATGAACTCTATCAAGCTTGGAATGGGGAGAGCCTCTGA
- the purN gene encoding phosphoribosylglycinamide formyltransferase codes for MALERLPRIAVLASGRGSNFSAIAKAVGEKKLAADIVLVGSDRADAAVLEKAQDLGLKTLVEKDQARLAAALRELQVDYVVLAGFMRILKAEFIAAFQDARGFARIINIHPSLLPELPGLDSYKRAFEQKLPKTGVTVHFVDAGVDTGPICAQESFSIADCTSVEEVEKRGLAIEHALYPRTLSWILANQFEILKQGERFYVRPH; via the coding sequence GTGGCTTTAGAGCGTCTTCCTCGTATTGCGGTTTTAGCCTCAGGAAGAGGTTCTAATTTTAGCGCCATTGCCAAAGCTGTCGGTGAAAAAAAACTGGCAGCGGACATTGTGCTTGTCGGGTCTGACCGTGCTGATGCGGCCGTTTTAGAAAAAGCTCAAGATTTGGGTTTAAAAACCCTCGTTGAAAAAGATCAAGCGCGTTTAGCAGCAGCTCTGCGGGAGCTGCAAGTTGATTACGTCGTGCTCGCGGGCTTCATGCGGATCCTCAAGGCAGAGTTCATTGCTGCTTTTCAGGATGCCCGCGGTTTTGCACGTATTATCAATATTCATCCGTCACTTTTGCCGGAGCTTCCGGGGTTAGATAGTTACAAACGCGCATTTGAACAGAAATTACCAAAGACCGGCGTGACGGTGCATTTTGTCGATGCCGGCGTAGACACGGGGCCGATCTGTGCCCAAGAAAGTTTCTCGATTGCTGATTGCACCAGCGTTGAGGAGGTTGAAAAGCGAGGCCTTGCTATTGAGCACGCGCTTTATCCAAGGACATTGTCTTGGATCCTCGCAAATCAGTTTGAAATTTTAAAACAAGGAGAGAGGTTTTATGTACGCCCGCACTGA
- the purD gene encoding phosphoribosylamine--glycine ligase: MRVLVLGSGGREHAMAWKLLQSPKIKTLVMCPENTAALEQMRQQYKKDITGWNDSVKGADSLLALAKKAKSQKIDLVVVGPDNVLADGAVDIFQKEGLAIFGPTQAAARLESSKIFSKQVMKAAKVPTADSYEVHSVADAEKLVKDLNWVRKQWVLKADGLALGKGVEICETREQALTALARLQQYSHSFVIEERLRGKEISWLAFCDGDSCSLLAPARDYKTLTEDPLSPNTGGMGAVCPVPLDDPKLGDKIRDLVFIPTLREMKKRGTPYKGILYAGLMVDGEDIWVLEFNSRFGDPEAQVLLPLIQDDLLEWCLASVEGRLSQKPRVVPMFDEYAVYVVAASAGYPGVVRNGDAIQGLDKWMKTHSGFFAGVRKDEAQWRTSGGRVLGALGFGNTIAEARAKAFERLEQVQFDGMQVRKDVGAEWL; the protein is encoded by the coding sequence ATGAGAGTCCTCGTCTTAGGCTCGGGTGGACGCGAACACGCCATGGCGTGGAAGCTTCTGCAATCGCCAAAGATCAAGACGCTGGTGATGTGCCCTGAAAACACAGCGGCGCTTGAGCAAATGCGCCAGCAGTATAAGAAGGACATCACGGGCTGGAATGATTCGGTGAAGGGTGCCGACAGTTTGTTGGCGCTGGCGAAAAAGGCCAAGAGCCAAAAGATCGACCTTGTCGTCGTAGGTCCTGACAATGTTCTTGCAGATGGTGCTGTGGATATTTTCCAGAAAGAGGGCCTGGCGATTTTCGGCCCCACTCAAGCAGCGGCCAGACTTGAAAGCAGTAAGATTTTTTCTAAGCAGGTGATGAAGGCCGCCAAAGTTCCGACGGCGGACTCCTACGAAGTTCATTCTGTCGCCGATGCCGAGAAATTAGTGAAGGACCTCAATTGGGTTCGTAAACAGTGGGTTTTGAAAGCCGATGGTCTTGCGCTCGGGAAGGGTGTTGAGATTTGCGAAACCCGCGAGCAGGCTCTGACCGCTTTAGCGCGATTGCAGCAATACTCTCATTCTTTTGTGATCGAAGAGCGTCTTCGCGGTAAAGAGATCTCATGGCTTGCGTTCTGTGATGGCGACAGTTGTTCGTTGCTGGCGCCGGCACGCGACTACAAAACTTTGACGGAAGATCCCTTAAGTCCCAACACGGGTGGCATGGGGGCCGTGTGCCCGGTGCCTCTCGACGATCCAAAGCTGGGTGATAAAATCCGAGATTTGGTGTTTATCCCGACTTTGCGTGAAATGAAAAAACGGGGGACTCCTTATAAAGGAATTCTTTACGCAGGCTTGATGGTCGATGGCGAAGATATTTGGGTTTTGGAATTCAATTCTCGTTTCGGTGATCCCGAGGCGCAGGTTCTGTTGCCGCTGATTCAAGACGATCTGCTGGAGTGGTGTTTAGCCAGCGTCGAAGGACGCTTGTCACAGAAGCCGCGTGTGGTTCCGATGTTTGATGAGTATGCGGTCTATGTGGTTGCCGCTTCGGCCGGGTATCCGGGTGTTGTTCGTAATGGGGATGCGATTCAAGGTCTTGATAAATGGATGAAAACTCATAGCGGGTTCTTCGCCGGAGTTCGTAAAGACGAAGCTCAGTGGCGCACTTCGGGCGGCCGTGTTTTGGGCGCGCTCGGGTTTGGCAATACGATTGCTGAAGCTCGCGCCAAAGCCTTTGAGCGTTTAGAGCAAGTTCAGTTTGACGGTATGCAAGTGCGTAAAGATGTGGGGGCGGAGTGGCTTTAG
- the purF gene encoding amidophosphoribosyltransferase has translation MCGVIGLIGTSQASSRALRGLSLLQHRGQDAAGILSYDDSGFHYVRNLGLVENVFTPENMASLTGEVAIGHVRYGTAGKSELRNVQPFLLNFPYGIGLVHNGNLVNFRSLTQELRTKYQRQPLADSDTENIINLFAEGLAKNVQKRTPTFEDLCSSVDFVFEKAIGSYSIVTLVAGFGLVAFRDPYGLRPLVMGKRREDTGKTSYALASESTALSFLGYDEFEDIKPGEIVAINMEGMVERKILRTREHRPCMFEWVYFASPTSEIEGSPVYKARIELGKKMAQSVKERMAIDGIEFDVVVPVPETARIAAIALAEELKVPYREVLIKNRYITRTFILDSQDKREQAVHLKLAPVLSEIKDKRVLLVDDSIVRGTTSRKLIELVRMAGAKEVYFAATCPPIKHPCYYGIDFPMEKELIANNKSLQGVEEELGADGVIYQEVEALKEALFPEKKITPCMACLTGQYPTATDGVKDLVKTRNEDRSAYK, from the coding sequence ATGTGCGGAGTTATCGGACTCATTGGCACGAGCCAAGCTTCCTCAAGAGCCTTGAGGGGACTGAGCCTTCTTCAACACCGGGGACAGGACGCTGCCGGCATCCTTTCCTATGATGATTCCGGTTTCCACTATGTGCGGAACTTGGGACTCGTCGAGAATGTGTTCACGCCGGAAAATATGGCCTCTCTGACCGGTGAGGTGGCCATCGGGCATGTCCGCTATGGGACAGCGGGGAAGAGTGAACTGCGGAATGTGCAGCCTTTCCTGTTGAATTTTCCATACGGCATTGGCCTTGTCCATAATGGCAACCTTGTGAACTTCCGCTCTCTGACTCAAGAACTTCGTACCAAATACCAACGCCAACCTCTGGCGGACTCAGACACTGAAAACATTATTAATCTCTTTGCTGAAGGACTTGCGAAAAATGTCCAGAAGCGAACGCCGACCTTTGAAGATCTTTGCTCTTCGGTCGATTTCGTTTTTGAAAAAGCCATTGGCAGCTATAGCATCGTGACCCTGGTTGCGGGCTTCGGGCTTGTGGCGTTCAGGGACCCCTATGGACTGCGACCGCTCGTCATGGGCAAACGCCGCGAAGACACCGGCAAAACGTCCTATGCTTTAGCCTCTGAAAGCACGGCATTGTCTTTCTTGGGTTACGATGAGTTCGAAGATATCAAGCCGGGGGAAATCGTCGCTATTAATATGGAAGGCATGGTGGAGCGTAAAATTCTCCGCACCCGTGAGCATCGCCCTTGCATGTTTGAGTGGGTTTACTTCGCTTCGCCGACTTCTGAAATTGAAGGCAGCCCGGTTTACAAAGCCCGCATCGAGCTCGGTAAGAAAATGGCTCAGTCCGTGAAAGAGCGCATGGCAATAGACGGGATTGAGTTTGATGTCGTGGTTCCGGTTCCGGAGACCGCGCGTATCGCCGCGATTGCCTTGGCGGAAGAGCTCAAGGTTCCCTATCGCGAAGTTTTAATTAAGAACCGCTACATCACTCGCACCTTTATCTTGGATAGTCAGGATAAGCGCGAGCAAGCCGTGCACTTGAAACTTGCGCCGGTTTTGTCTGAAATTAAAGACAAGCGCGTTTTGTTGGTCGATGACTCGATTGTGCGCGGAACGACTTCGCGCAAATTGATTGAGCTTGTGCGCATGGCAGGGGCCAAAGAGGTTTACTTCGCGGCGACGTGTCCGCCGATCAAGCATCCTTGTTATTATGGGATCGACTTCCCGATGGAAAAAGAGCTCATCGCCAATAATAAATCTCTGCAAGGCGTGGAAGAAGAGCTTGGTGCCGATGGGGTCATCTATCAAGAAGTTGAAGCTTTGAAAGAAGCTCTTTTCCCTGAAAAGAAAATCACTCCGTGTATGGCGTGCCTGACCGGGCAATACCCGACGGCGACCGATGGCGTGAAAGATCTGGTTAAAACGAGAAATGAGGATCGAAGTGCCTACAAATAG
- a CDS encoding murein L,D-transpeptidase catalytic domain family protein — MKFSVIMLVMVFAFGTESAMAFTWPWKRPKKEKPAPQQPLDPWSQYIQNFSTVAQAQQVRPEAVARTVSFLQTGKAQLESRIVNRRYVTVADMTQQSTEKRLIVLDLQTGSAARFLVSHGWGSGFGPKVYHCSNRPNSKETPPGFMLIGNEKTQTQFGNALYLYSLEPRNDNSYARTIIFHPNKTAAEAQFMMKRDGYLNMSEGCTQLTREDYSTLKPLVRDGSLLYNFCPEDLDGRTTL; from the coding sequence GTGAAATTTTCAGTGATTATGCTAGTTATGGTTTTTGCGTTCGGCACAGAGTCCGCGATGGCTTTTACTTGGCCATGGAAACGCCCGAAAAAAGAAAAACCGGCACCACAACAACCTTTGGATCCTTGGTCTCAGTATATTCAGAATTTTTCGACCGTGGCGCAAGCCCAGCAAGTTCGCCCAGAAGCTGTCGCCCGCACTGTGAGCTTCTTGCAGACCGGTAAAGCGCAGCTTGAAAGCCGTATCGTAAACCGCCGTTACGTGACGGTGGCGGATATGACTCAACAGTCGACAGAAAAACGTCTGATCGTTTTGGATTTGCAAACTGGATCCGCCGCACGCTTTTTGGTATCGCACGGCTGGGGAAGTGGATTCGGTCCAAAAGTTTATCACTGTTCAAACCGTCCAAATAGCAAAGAGACACCTCCGGGATTTATGCTGATCGGGAATGAGAAAACTCAAACTCAATTCGGTAATGCATTGTACTTATATAGTCTTGAGCCTCGGAACGATAATAGTTACGCACGCACCATTATTTTCCATCCAAACAAGACAGCTGCGGAAGCTCAGTTCATGATGAAACGCGATGGGTACCTCAATATGAGCGAAGGTTGCACCCAGTTGACTCGTGAAGATTATAGTACGCTGAAGCCACTGGTTCGGGACGGAAGTTTGCTTTATAATTTTTGTCCCGAAGACCTCGACGGGCGTACAACTCTTTAA